The following proteins come from a genomic window of Gordonia westfalica:
- a CDS encoding enoyl-CoA hydratase/isomerase family protein yields the protein MSFIRTSVSNGVGEIVLDRPKALNALDLTMIDDMYATLGEWGDDDSIDTVLVTSASDRAFCAGGDIRAIRDHSLDGDATAITRYFSREYRLDQMVADYPKPYISLIDGAAMGGGLGISVHGEIRVVTEKAMIAMPETAIGFFPDIGSTYFLPRLPEGVGMWLGLTGARLRGIDAVAVGLATHFVSSADLPGVAEVIRSGGSLADALATSGTTETSDVPLRKIGEYFADDNIAAIVGGLRGAIGDEWAEEMIGLMEKASPTSLWVTAAMISAGAQSGIDECFDRELHAAEQITTTNDFREGVRAVLVDKDRNPSFDPAGIDDVDPAVVARIVGG from the coding sequence ATGTCCTTCATTCGTACCTCGGTGTCCAACGGAGTCGGCGAGATCGTCCTCGACCGCCCGAAAGCCCTGAACGCGCTGGACCTGACCATGATCGACGACATGTACGCCACGCTCGGCGAGTGGGGCGACGACGATTCGATCGACACGGTTCTCGTCACCTCGGCCAGCGACCGTGCGTTCTGCGCGGGCGGCGACATCCGGGCCATCCGCGATCATTCGCTCGACGGAGACGCCACGGCGATCACGCGCTACTTCAGCCGCGAGTACCGCCTCGACCAGATGGTCGCCGACTATCCCAAGCCCTACATCAGCCTGATCGACGGCGCCGCGATGGGCGGGGGGCTCGGCATCAGTGTGCACGGCGAGATCCGGGTCGTCACCGAGAAGGCGATGATCGCGATGCCCGAGACCGCGATCGGTTTCTTCCCGGACATCGGCTCCACCTACTTCCTGCCGCGGCTGCCCGAGGGGGTCGGCATGTGGCTGGGCCTCACCGGCGCACGCCTCCGCGGCATCGACGCCGTGGCCGTCGGTCTGGCAACGCATTTCGTGTCGTCGGCCGATCTGCCGGGGGTCGCCGAGGTCATCCGGTCCGGTGGATCGCTGGCCGACGCGCTGGCGACTTCGGGGACCACCGAGACCAGCGACGTCCCGCTCCGCAAGATCGGGGAGTACTTCGCTGACGACAACATCGCCGCCATCGTCGGTGGCCTGCGCGGCGCGATCGGCGACGAGTGGGCCGAGGAGATGATCGGCCTGATGGAGAAGGCGTCACCCACCAGCCTGTGGGTCACGGCCGCGATGATCAGCGCCGGTGCGCAGTCGGGGATCGACGAGTGTTTCGACCGGGAACTACATGCGGCCGAACAGATCACGACGACCAACGACTTCCGCGAGGGGGTGCGGGCGGTGCTGGTCGACAAGGACCGCAACCCGTCGTTCGACCCCGCCGGGATCGACGACGTCGACCCGGCGGTCGTCGCGCGGATCGTGGGCGGGTAA